A single window of Methylobacterium nodulans ORS 2060 DNA harbors:
- the argS gene encoding arginine--tRNA ligase, producing MNIFAAFEERIGEALASLTRAGQLPEGLDLGRVVVEPPRDPSHGDLATNAALVLAKEARTNPKALAERLAAELRSDPRVTEASVAGPGFLNLRLAPQVYGDVVRAALRAGEAFGRGAKQPGLVNVEYVSANPTGPMHVGHGRGAVFGDALANLLVAAGREVVREYYINDAGAQVDVLARSAFLRYREALGEEIGTIPEGLYPGDYLKPVGAMLAKTHGRSLLGKPEAEWLPLVREAAIGAMMERIREDLAALGIRHDVFFSERTLQEGGKEGGEGGAVARLIEALRARDLVYVGRLPPPKGQLPEDWEDRDQTLFRSTAFGDDIDRPLLKSDGSYTYFASDIAYHASKVERGATELIDVLGADHGGYVKRMQAAVRAVSDGRASLDVKLCQLVRLLRGGEPVKMSKRAGEFVTLREVIDEVGRDPVRFMMLYRKNDATLDFDLAKVVEQSKDNPVFYVQYAHARTASVFRQAREAFPGEDLSAEALAGADLSLLTDSGEAEIMRLIAQYPRVVESAGSAHEPHRLAFYLYELASAFHSFWNKGKDLPQLRFVNQTDRMSTLSRLALVAALRGVLASGLGILGVTAPDEMR from the coding sequence ATGAACATCTTCGCCGCCTTCGAGGAGCGCATCGGCGAGGCGCTCGCCAGCCTCACACGCGCCGGGCAGCTGCCCGAGGGCCTGGATCTCGGCCGCGTGGTGGTCGAGCCGCCGCGCGATCCGAGCCACGGCGACCTCGCCACCAACGCCGCGCTGGTGCTCGCCAAGGAGGCGCGCACCAACCCGAAGGCGCTGGCCGAGCGCCTCGCCGCGGAGCTGCGCAGCGATCCCCGGGTCACGGAGGCGAGCGTCGCCGGGCCGGGCTTCCTCAACCTGCGGCTCGCGCCGCAGGTCTACGGCGACGTGGTCCGGGCGGCCCTGCGCGCGGGCGAGGCCTTCGGGCGCGGCGCAAAACAGCCGGGCCTCGTCAACGTGGAATACGTCTCGGCGAACCCGACCGGGCCGATGCATGTCGGCCACGGCCGCGGCGCCGTGTTCGGGGATGCGCTCGCGAATCTCCTCGTCGCGGCCGGGCGGGAGGTGGTGCGCGAGTACTACATCAACGATGCGGGCGCCCAGGTCGACGTGCTCGCCCGCTCGGCCTTCCTGCGCTACCGGGAGGCCCTGGGCGAGGAGATCGGCACGATCCCTGAGGGCCTCTATCCGGGCGACTACCTCAAGCCGGTCGGGGCGATGCTCGCAAAGACGCATGGCCGCTCGCTCCTCGGCAAGCCGGAGGCCGAGTGGCTGCCCCTGGTGCGCGAGGCGGCGATCGGCGCCATGATGGAGCGGATCCGCGAGGATCTGGCGGCGCTCGGCATCCGTCACGACGTGTTCTTCTCCGAGCGCACGCTCCAAGAGGGCGGCAAGGAGGGCGGCGAGGGCGGCGCCGTCGCGCGCCTGATCGAGGCGCTGCGGGCCCGGGACCTCGTCTATGTCGGCCGCCTGCCCCCGCCGAAGGGCCAGCTCCCGGAGGACTGGGAGGATCGCGACCAGACGCTGTTCCGCTCCACGGCCTTCGGCGACGACATCGACCGGCCGCTGCTGAAGTCCGACGGCTCCTACACCTATTTCGCGTCGGACATCGCCTACCACGCCTCCAAGGTGGAGCGCGGCGCCACCGAGCTCATCGACGTTCTCGGCGCCGATCATGGCGGCTACGTCAAGCGCATGCAGGCGGCGGTGCGCGCCGTGTCCGACGGCCGCGCCAGCCTCGACGTCAAGCTCTGCCAGCTGGTGCGCCTTCTGCGCGGCGGCGAGCCGGTGAAGATGTCCAAGCGCGCGGGCGAGTTCGTCACCCTGCGGGAGGTCATCGACGAGGTCGGGCGCGACCCCGTCCGCTTCATGATGCTCTACCGCAAGAACGACGCGACCCTGGATTTCGACCTCGCCAAGGTGGTGGAGCAGTCGAAGGACAACCCGGTCTTCTATGTGCAGTATGCGCATGCCCGCACGGCCTCGGTGTTCCGGCAGGCCCGGGAGGCCTTTCCGGGCGAGGATCTGTCGGCGGAGGCGCTCGCGGGCGCCGATCTGTCGCTGCTCACCGATTCGGGCGAGGCCGAGATCATGCGGCTCATCGCGCAGTATCCGCGCGTCGTCGAATCGGCGGGCAGCGCCCACGAGCCGCACCGGCTGGCCTTCTACCTCTACGAACTCGCCAGCGCCTTCCATAGTTTTTGGAACAAGGGCAAAGACTTGCCGCAATTACGGTTTGTTAATCAAACCGACCGAATGTCCACCCTGTCGAGGCTGGCCCTCGTCGCGGCGCTGCGAGGCGTTCTCGCCTCCGGCCTCGGGATCCTCGGAGTCACTGCGCCCGACGAGATGCGGTGA
- a CDS encoding SPOR domain-containing protein: MTTNASRIPVDYDGYEPDQQQPAERPSQAKSNQARSDQAKGDQARSDPLAELARIVGQDDPFRALLAAKDSRRAGGPEGGGGRVEPQLPDYAGAPAEPAPGPSMDAFNQYLSAVQRESVPEPDPAPEPQPEPLDEPAGEVAPERPRGRSRLALVGTALGIVAVAVGGALTWKALHPHRGSGTPIVVMADQAPLKIAPQNAGGVEIPDQNKQIYERNAKDGQIKIVNREEQPLDVKQAARALTSEAPTAGTPGPAPGAPVNLLTESLGEPRRVRTVSVRPEPPPVEAQRAAQGTQGGPAPARPEAAPIPTMTLPEATPAAATPRSASRSIQAATTPAPAPAPEPQAPDTVASTTVAAPKSNPAPQRVASAEPPPAKPTPAATPDAQAPVGGFSVQLSVRATEKEARAAFAQAQERYHAELAGQSALIRQAEVNGKTIFRVRVGPMSKESANSLCSKLQASGGTCFVAKN, from the coding sequence ATGACGACCAACGCTTCCCGGATCCCCGTCGATTATGACGGGTACGAGCCGGACCAGCAGCAGCCCGCCGAGCGCCCGAGCCAAGCCAAGAGCAATCAGGCAAGGAGCGATCAGGCCAAGGGCGACCAGGCGAGGAGCGACCCTCTGGCCGAACTCGCCCGCATCGTCGGGCAGGACGATCCGTTCCGGGCCCTGCTCGCCGCCAAGGATTCGCGCCGGGCAGGCGGCCCGGAGGGCGGGGGCGGGCGGGTCGAGCCGCAGCTGCCGGATTATGCCGGCGCGCCGGCTGAGCCGGCTCCCGGCCCGTCGATGGATGCCTTCAACCAGTATCTTTCCGCCGTGCAGCGGGAATCCGTGCCGGAGCCGGACCCTGCGCCCGAGCCGCAGCCGGAACCGCTGGATGAACCGGCCGGGGAGGTCGCGCCGGAGCGCCCGCGCGGCCGCAGCCGGCTCGCCCTCGTGGGCACCGCGCTCGGCATCGTGGCCGTCGCGGTCGGCGGCGCGCTGACCTGGAAGGCCCTGCATCCGCATCGCGGCTCCGGCACGCCGATCGTCGTGATGGCCGATCAGGCGCCGCTGAAGATCGCGCCCCAGAATGCCGGCGGGGTCGAGATCCCGGATCAGAACAAGCAGATCTACGAGCGCAACGCCAAGGACGGCCAGATCAAGATCGTCAACCGCGAGGAGCAGCCCCTCGACGTCAAGCAGGCGGCCCGCGCGCTCACCAGCGAGGCCCCGACCGCCGGGACGCCCGGCCCGGCTCCGGGCGCGCCGGTCAATCTCCTCACCGAATCCCTCGGCGAACCGCGCCGGGTCCGCACGGTCAGCGTGCGGCCCGAGCCGCCGCCCGTCGAGGCCCAGCGGGCCGCGCAGGGCACGCAGGGCGGGCCGGCCCCGGCCCGGCCGGAGGCCGCGCCGATCCCGACCATGACGCTGCCCGAGGCGACGCCCGCCGCCGCGACGCCGCGCTCGGCGAGCCGCTCGATCCAGGCCGCCACGACCCCGGCTCCGGCTCCGGCTCCGGAGCCGCAGGCCCCCGACACGGTCGCCTCGACCACCGTCGCCGCGCCGAAATCCAACCCCGCCCCGCAGCGGGTCGCCTCGGCCGAGCCGCCTCCCGCCAAGCCGACACCGGCCGCCACGCCCGACGCGCAGGCTCCGGTCGGCGGCTTCTCGGTGCAGCTCTCGGTCCGCGCCACCGAGAAGGAGGCCCGCGCGGCCTTCGCTCAGGCGCAGGAGCGCTACCACGCGGAACTCGCCGGCCAGTCCGCGCTGATTCGTCAGGCGGAGGTGAACGGCAAGACGATCTTCCGCGTCCGCGTCGGCCCGATGTCGAAGGAGAGCGCCAACAGCCTCTGCAGCAAGCTGCAGGCGTCCGGCGGCACCTGCTTCGTGGCGAAGAACTGA
- the nagZ gene encoding beta-N-acetylhexosaminidase has protein sequence MTSLALILGCTGPTLSPEEAAFFRDTRPWGFILFKRNIESPEQVRALTAALRETVGRAEAPILIDQEGGRVQRMGPPHWRAYPSGSRYLQVGGRENGPALARLGARLMAHDLASVGVNVDCAPVLDVPVAGANEVIGDRAYGTEPEAVAAIGRAVAEGLMEGGVLPVMKHMPGHGRANADSHLALPVVEADRDSLESHDFRPFRALADLPLGMSAHVVFTSLDPDHPATTSARVIREVVRGAIGFDGLLMTDDLSMKALTGSFRARTEAAFRAGIDVALHCNGDRSEMEEVASSTPALAGEALRRAEAALASLRPATGFDADEARARFEAGLARSIAAA, from the coding sequence ATGACGAGCCTTGCCCTGATCCTCGGCTGCACCGGACCGACCCTGAGCCCCGAGGAGGCCGCCTTCTTCCGGGACACCCGGCCCTGGGGCTTCATTCTGTTCAAGCGCAACATCGAATCGCCCGAGCAGGTGCGGGCCCTCACCGCCGCCTTGCGCGAGACCGTGGGCCGCGCCGAGGCGCCGATCCTGATCGACCAGGAGGGCGGGCGCGTGCAGCGCATGGGGCCGCCGCATTGGCGCGCCTACCCGTCCGGCAGCCGCTACCTGCAGGTGGGCGGCCGCGAGAACGGCCCGGCCCTGGCCCGTCTCGGCGCGCGGCTGATGGCGCATGATCTCGCCTCGGTCGGCGTCAACGTCGACTGCGCCCCGGTTCTCGACGTGCCGGTGGCGGGCGCGAACGAGGTGATCGGCGACCGCGCCTACGGCACCGAGCCCGAGGCCGTGGCGGCGATCGGCCGCGCCGTCGCCGAGGGGCTGATGGAGGGCGGGGTCCTGCCGGTCATGAAGCACATGCCCGGCCATGGCCGCGCGAATGCCGACAGCCACTTGGCGCTGCCGGTGGTCGAGGCGGACCGCGACAGCCTCGAATCCCACGACTTCCGGCCCTTCCGGGCCCTGGCGGACCTGCCCCTCGGCATGTCGGCCCATGTGGTCTTCACTTCCCTCGACCCCGACCATCCGGCAACGACCTCCGCGCGGGTGATCCGCGAGGTGGTGCGCGGGGCGATCGGCTTCGACGGCCTGCTGATGACCGACGATTTGTCGATGAAAGCCCTCACGGGCAGCTTCCGCGCCCGGACGGAGGCCGCGTTCCGGGCGGGCATCGACGTGGCGCTCCACTGCAACGGCGACCGAAGCGAGATGGAGGAGGTCGCGTCTAGCACCCCCGCCCTTGCGGGCGAGGCGCTCCGCCGCGCCGAGGCGGCGCTCGCCTCCTTGCGTCCCGCGACCGGGTTCGACGCAGACGAAGCCCGCGCCCGCTTCGAGGCCGGGCTGGCGCGGTCCATCGCTGCAGCCTGA
- a CDS encoding segregation and condensation protein A yields MAAGQGSAFDGDAVPDGPTLVVDVDGFEGPLDLLLELARRQKVDLSRISILALVEQYLAFIEEARRLRLELAADYLVMAAWLAYLKSRLLLPAPPRGPEPSADELATVLALRLRRLEAIRAAAGRLFARAQLGREVFARGEPEAPPRPAGGGPFTATLHDLLAAYARQRQERALARVSLRQRQVWSLVEARAALERLIGPRDDWTTLDACLEAYLAEPEQRASVRASSLSALLELAREGRIALRQDAPFAPLWLRPTDLG; encoded by the coding sequence ATGGCAGCAGGGCAGGGAAGCGCCTTCGACGGGGATGCCGTGCCGGACGGGCCGACGCTGGTGGTCGACGTCGACGGCTTCGAGGGGCCCCTCGATCTCCTGCTCGAACTGGCCCGCCGCCAGAAGGTCGACCTCTCCCGGATTTCGATCCTGGCGCTCGTCGAGCAGTACCTTGCCTTCATCGAGGAGGCGCGGCGGCTGCGCCTCGAACTCGCGGCCGACTACCTCGTGATGGCGGCGTGGCTCGCCTATCTGAAATCGCGCTTGCTCCTGCCGGCGCCGCCCCGCGGCCCGGAGCCCAGCGCCGACGAACTCGCTACCGTGCTCGCCTTACGCCTGCGCCGCCTGGAGGCGATCCGCGCCGCGGCCGGCCGGCTCTTCGCCCGCGCGCAACTCGGCCGCGAGGTCTTTGCGCGCGGTGAGCCGGAGGCCCCCCCGCGCCCGGCGGGCGGCGGCCCGTTCACGGCGACGCTGCACGATCTTCTGGCGGCCTATGCGCGCCAGCGGCAGGAACGGGCGCTGGCCCGGGTCTCCCTGCGCCAGCGCCAGGTCTGGTCGCTGGTCGAGGCGCGGGCGGCGCTGGAGCGCCTGATCGGCCCGCGCGACGACTGGACCACCCTCGACGCCTGTCTGGAAGCCTATCTCGCGGAGCCGGAGCAGCGCGCGAGCGTGCGGGCCTCCTCGCTCTCGGCATTGCTCGAACTCGCCCGCGAGGGCCGCATCGCGCTGCGCCAGGACGCGCCCTTCGCGCCGCTCTGGCTGCGCCCCACCGATCTCGGCTGA
- the scpB gene encoding SMC-Scp complex subunit ScpB, with protein MPRRSPLALLPEAAPAPDAEVLRLAEALIFAASRPVESAALAARLPAGSDVEAVLAELRRIYLPRGINLVRVAGGYVFRTAPDLAAALRGDAPEPRKLSRAAIETLAIVAYHQPVTRAEIEEIRGVSTSKGSLDLLLETGWVRLRGRRRTPGRPVTYGTTPAFLEHFGLDAVSDLPGLDELKGLGLMDGRLPAGFSIPMPSDATALHLDEEPLAEGPDED; from the coding sequence ATGCCCCGCCGCTCCCCGCTTGCCCTCCTGCCGGAGGCCGCCCCCGCGCCGGACGCCGAGGTCCTGCGCCTCGCCGAGGCGCTGATCTTCGCGGCGAGCCGGCCGGTCGAATCCGCGGCGCTTGCCGCGCGCCTGCCTGCCGGCAGCGACGTGGAGGCGGTGCTCGCCGAGCTGCGGCGGATCTATCTGCCCCGCGGCATCAACCTCGTGCGGGTCGCGGGCGGCTACGTCTTCCGCACCGCGCCCGATCTTGCCGCGGCCCTGCGCGGCGATGCCCCGGAGCCCCGCAAGCTCTCACGGGCCGCCATCGAGACGCTGGCGATCGTCGCCTATCACCAGCCCGTGACCCGGGCGGAGATCGAGGAGATCCGCGGCGTCTCGACCTCGAAGGGATCCCTCGACCTGCTGCTGGAGACCGGCTGGGTGCGCCTGCGCGGGCGCCGCCGCACACCGGGGCGGCCGGTCACCTACGGGACGACACCCGCCTTCCTGGAGCATTTCGGCCTCGACGCGGTGTCGGACCTGCCGGGCCTCGACGAGCTCAAGGGCCTCGGCCTGATGGACGGGCGGCTGCCCGCCGGCTTCAGCATCCCGATGCCCTCCGATGCCACCGCCCTGCACCTGGACGAAGAGCCGCTCGCCGAGGGGCCCGACGAGGACTGA
- a CDS encoding twin-arginine translocase TatA/TatE family subunit: MGGASIWHWIVVGVIVMLLFGRGKVSELMGDVAKGIKAFKKGMADEDQPQAPVANQSPPPVSATEPVRTLPPHQGEPAPAANASVDRKVG; encoded by the coding sequence ATGGGTGGCGCAAGCATCTGGCACTGGATCGTCGTTGGCGTGATCGTCATGCTGCTGTTCGGGCGCGGCAAGGTGTCCGAGCTGATGGGCGACGTGGCCAAGGGCATCAAGGCCTTCAAGAAGGGCATGGCCGACGAGGACCAGCCGCAGGCCCCCGTCGCGAACCAATCGCCGCCGCCCGTGTCGGCGACGGAGCCGGTCCGCACTCTGCCCCCGCATCAGGGCGAGCCGGCACCGGCCGCGAACGCGTCTGTGGACCGCAAGGTCGGCTGA
- the tatB gene encoding Sec-independent protein translocase protein TatB codes for MFDMSWGEVMLIGGVALIVIGPKDLPRALRTVGQMTARLKRMAGEFQAQFNEAMREAELDEVRREVDGINRSVSSASTSFNPIQSIRNEIRSAVETPPAPPSNETLAAATAQLQAEAAVPPALPPKSEAETEASEAKTEATAEPPAPPAPPTTGQTP; via the coding sequence ATGTTCGATATGAGTTGGGGCGAAGTGATGCTGATCGGCGGCGTCGCGCTGATCGTCATCGGCCCGAAGGATCTGCCCCGCGCGCTGCGCACCGTCGGACAGATGACGGCCCGGCTCAAGCGGATGGCCGGCGAGTTCCAGGCCCAGTTCAACGAGGCCATGCGCGAGGCGGAACTCGACGAGGTGCGCCGCGAGGTGGACGGCATCAACCGCTCCGTTTCGTCGGCGAGCACGTCCTTCAACCCGATCCAGTCGATCCGCAACGAGATCCGCAGCGCCGTCGAGACTCCGCCCGCGCCGCCGTCGAACGAGACGCTCGCCGCCGCAACCGCGCAGCTTCAGGCCGAGGCCGCGGTGCCGCCCGCGCTGCCGCCCAAGTCGGAGGCCGAGACGGAAGCGTCGGAAGCCAAGACGGAAGCGACCGCCGAGCCCCCCGCTCCCCCGGCACCGCCCACCACAGGCCAGACGCCATGA
- the tatC gene encoding twin-arginine translocase subunit TatC, which yields MTTEADEAEIEASRAPLIDHLIELRARLIKSLIAFAVMFFVCFFFSQHIYNVLVHPYVQVVGAEKARLIATHFLEQVFTNIKLSVFGAAFLSFPIVATQIYAFVAPGLYRNERRAFLPYLIATPIFFVLGALVVFFVAMPILIKFSVSLQQIGQPGEATIELLPKVDEYLSLIMTLIFAFGIAFQMPVILTLLAQIGLIDSKFLAERRRYAIVLVFVAAAVLTPPDVISQLSLAVPMLLLYEASVISVRTMEKRRRRAEAAVAE from the coding sequence ATGACCACCGAGGCCGACGAGGCCGAGATCGAGGCCTCGCGCGCACCCCTCATCGACCATCTCATCGAATTGCGGGCGCGGCTGATCAAGTCGCTCATCGCCTTCGCGGTGATGTTCTTCGTCTGTTTCTTCTTCTCCCAGCACATCTACAATGTGCTGGTCCATCCTTATGTGCAGGTGGTGGGGGCCGAGAAGGCGCGGCTGATCGCGACGCACTTCCTCGAACAGGTCTTCACCAACATCAAGCTGAGTGTGTTCGGGGCGGCCTTCCTCTCCTTCCCGATCGTCGCGACGCAGATCTACGCCTTCGTGGCGCCGGGCCTCTACCGCAACGAGCGGCGCGCCTTCCTGCCCTACCTCATTGCCACACCGATCTTCTTCGTGCTCGGCGCTCTCGTCGTGTTCTTCGTGGCGATGCCGATCCTGATCAAGTTCTCGGTCAGCCTGCAGCAGATCGGCCAGCCGGGCGAGGCCACCATCGAGCTTCTGCCGAAGGTGGACGAGTATCTCTCGCTCATCATGACGCTGATCTTCGCCTTCGGCATCGCCTTCCAGATGCCGGTGATCCTGACGCTGCTGGCGCAGATCGGCCTGATCGACTCCAAGTTCCTGGCCGAGCGGCGGCGCTATGCGATCGTGCTGGTATTCGTCGCCGCCGCCGTGCTGACGCCGCCCGACGTGATCAGCCAGCTCTCCCTCGCAGTGCCGATGCTCCTCCTCTACGAGGCCTCGGTGATCTCGGTCCGCACCATGGAGAAGCGCCGCCGCCGCGCCGAGGCTGCCGTCGCGGAGTGA
- a CDS encoding ATP-binding protein — protein sequence MTAFADPTLASLLPLLSRIADALERAAPEPPAAPDFTVADAFVWLSERRLQPVAKVNRVEMGLLRGIDRMRDTLFDNTDRFARGLPANNALLWGARGMGKSSLVKAVHAEINARRSGGTRPLKLVEIHREDIEGLPELMGLLRPDPHRFVVFCDDLSFDGQDTSYKSLKAALDGGIEGRPENVLFYATSNRRHLLAREMVENERSTAINPGEAVEEKVSLSDRFGLWLGFHKCSQDEYLAMIDAYVTRYGLELEPAQLRAEALEWATTRGSRSGRTAFQYIQDLAGRLGRRLDDA from the coding sequence ATGACTGCTTTCGCCGACCCGACCCTCGCCTCCCTTCTCCCCCTCCTGAGCCGGATCGCCGACGCCCTGGAGCGCGCCGCCCCCGAACCCCCGGCCGCGCCGGACTTCACGGTGGCGGACGCCTTCGTGTGGCTCTCCGAGCGGCGCCTTCAGCCGGTGGCGAAGGTGAACCGCGTGGAGATGGGCCTTTTGCGCGGCATCGACCGCATGCGCGACACCCTGTTCGACAACACCGACCGCTTCGCCCGGGGGCTGCCCGCCAACAACGCCCTGCTCTGGGGCGCCCGGGGCATGGGGAAGTCGTCGCTCGTGAAGGCGGTCCATGCCGAGATCAATGCCCGCCGCAGCGGGGGAACCCGCCCGCTCAAGCTGGTGGAGATCCATCGCGAGGACATCGAGGGGCTGCCGGAGCTGATGGGCCTGCTGCGGCCCGATCCGCACCGCTTCGTCGTGTTCTGCGACGACCTCTCCTTCGACGGACAGGACACCTCGTACAAGTCTCTGAAGGCCGCGCTCGACGGCGGCATCGAGGGGCGGCCGGAGAACGTGCTGTTCTACGCCACCTCCAACCGGCGCCACCTCCTCGCCCGCGAGATGGTTGAGAACGAGCGCTCGACGGCGATCAACCCCGGCGAGGCCGTGGAGGAGAAGGTCTCGCTCTCCGACCGCTTCGGCCTCTGGCTCGGCTTCCACAAGTGCTCGCAGGACGAGTATCTGGCGATGATCGACGCCTATGTCACCCGCTACGGCCTGGAACTGGAGCCGGCGCAGCTGCGGGCCGAGGCGCTGGAATGGGCGACGACAAGGGGTTCGCGCTCGGGCCGCACCGCCTTCCAGTACATTCAGGATCTCGCGGGACGGCTCGGCCGGCGCCTCGACGACGCCTGA
- the yajC gene encoding preprotein translocase subunit YajC encodes MITPAFAQGTGAAASGTDIILQVVPFVLIFVIMYFLILRPQQRRAREHQDMVKNVRRGDTIVTTGGIVGRVARVTDDASEIEVEIAEGVRVKVVRTMIAEVRAKGEPVKAA; translated from the coding sequence GTGATCACGCCCGCCTTCGCGCAGGGAACGGGGGCCGCGGCCAGCGGCACGGATATCATCTTGCAGGTGGTCCCCTTCGTCCTCATCTTCGTGATCATGTACTTCCTGATCCTGCGCCCGCAGCAGCGGCGGGCGCGCGAGCATCAGGACATGGTCAAGAATGTCCGCCGGGGCGACACCATCGTCACCACCGGGGGCATCGTCGGGCGCGTCGCGAGGGTGACCGACGATGCGAGCGAAATCGAGGTCGAGATCGCCGAGGGCGTGCGCGTCAAGGTGGTCCGCACCATGATCGCCGAGGTGCGCGCCAAGGGCGAGCCGGTCAAGGCGGCCTGA
- the secD gene encoding protein translocase subunit SecD — protein sequence MLRFSTSKIVGTLAVIIVGLALAIPSFFSPEQRKAFVASAPSWLTAIVPTRAIVLGLDLQGGSQIVLEVDRPDLQRTMAQQLRDDVRRALREEGVQADGGIQLTPRGVQLRIGDAANRAKAMPKLQALSQPVADAVLGQTGARTLELREEPNGSIQLAFTEAGINARIRRAVSQAIEVVRRRVDLGGTTEPSIQQQGADRILVQVPGLQDPQRLEEQLGKTAKLEFRMLADSPAGDVDMLPSRDAGGQKVPVERRVMADGADLTDAQPGFDQKTNEPIVNFKFNLRGAQRFGQATSENVGRPMAIVLDNEVVSAPRILQPITGGQGQISGRFTVQQANDLSVLLRAGALPAKLNIIERRTVGPGLGRDSIEAGKHATLAATLLVVTMMFACYGVFGLFANIALLVHVGLILGLMSVLEATMTLPGIAGIVLTIGTAVDSNVLIYERVREEVRAGRSIPSALQAGFDRAFATIVDSNSTMAIAAIILFFLGSGPVRGFAVVFILGIMTTVITAVTLTRMMIAVWYHRFRPKVLPI from the coding sequence ATGCTCCGTTTCTCCACCTCGAAGATCGTCGGGACGCTGGCGGTGATCATCGTCGGGCTCGCCCTCGCGATCCCGAGCTTCTTCTCGCCCGAGCAGCGCAAGGCCTTCGTGGCCTCGGCGCCCTCCTGGCTGACCGCAATCGTGCCGACCCGCGCGATCGTGCTCGGCCTCGACCTGCAGGGCGGCTCGCAGATCGTGCTGGAGGTCGACCGGCCCGATCTGCAGCGCACCATGGCGCAGCAGCTGCGCGACGACGTGCGCCGGGCGCTCCGCGAGGAGGGCGTCCAGGCCGATGGCGGCATTCAGCTCACGCCCCGCGGCGTGCAGCTGCGCATCGGCGACGCGGCGAATCGCGCCAAGGCCATGCCGAAGCTCCAGGCCCTGTCGCAGCCGGTCGCCGACGCGGTGCTCGGCCAGACCGGCGCCCGCACGCTCGAGCTGCGTGAGGAGCCGAACGGCTCCATCCAGCTCGCCTTCACGGAGGCCGGGATCAATGCCCGCATCCGCCGCGCCGTCTCGCAGGCGATCGAGGTGGTGCGCCGCCGCGTCGACCTCGGCGGCACAACGGAACCCTCGATCCAGCAGCAGGGGGCGGACCGTATCCTCGTCCAGGTGCCGGGCCTGCAGGATCCGCAGCGCCTGGAGGAGCAGCTCGGCAAGACCGCCAAGCTCGAATTCCGCATGCTCGCCGACAGCCCGGCGGGCGACGTCGACATGCTGCCCTCCCGCGATGCCGGCGGCCAGAAGGTGCCGGTGGAGCGCCGCGTGATGGCGGACGGCGCCGACCTCACCGACGCGCAGCCGGGCTTCGACCAGAAGACCAACGAGCCGATCGTCAACTTCAAGTTCAACCTGCGCGGCGCCCAGCGCTTCGGCCAGGCGACGAGCGAGAATGTCGGCCGGCCGATGGCGATCGTCCTCGACAACGAGGTGGTCTCCGCGCCGCGCATCCTGCAGCCGATCACCGGCGGCCAGGGCCAGATCTCCGGCCGCTTCACGGTCCAGCAGGCCAACGACCTCTCGGTGCTGCTGCGGGCGGGCGCGCTGCCGGCCAAGCTCAACATCATCGAGCGCCGGACCGTCGGCCCGGGCCTCGGCCGCGACTCGATCGAGGCCGGCAAGCACGCCACCCTGGCGGCGACGCTCCTCGTCGTCACCATGATGTTCGCCTGCTACGGCGTGTTCGGCCTCTTCGCCAACATCGCCCTCCTGGTCCATGTCGGGCTCATTCTCGGCCTGATGTCGGTGCTGGAGGCGACGATGACGCTGCCCGGCATCGCCGGCATCGTGCTCACCATCGGCACGGCGGTCGACTCGAACGTGCTCATCTACGAGCGCGTGCGCGAGGAGGTGAGGGCGGGCCGCTCCATCCCCTCGGCCCTGCAGGCGGGCTTCGACCGCGCCTTCGCGACCATCGTCGATTCGAACTCGACCATGGCGATCGCCGCGATCATCCTGTTCTTCCTCGGCTCGGGTCCGGTGCGCGGCTTCGCGGTGGTGTTCATCCTCGGCATCATGACCACCGTGATCACGGCCGTCACGCTGACCCGGATGATGATCGCGGTCTGGTATCACCGCTTCCGGCCGAAGGTTCTGCCGATCTGA